In Brassica rapa cultivar Chiifu-401-42 chromosome A06, CAAS_Brap_v3.01, whole genome shotgun sequence, a single window of DNA contains:
- the LOC103827623 gene encoding SEC14 cytosolic factor → MGIVSEEEAIDELQKLINQVEGPLKKTFERVHQGYLRENLSRFLKARDWNVSKAHTMLLDCLRWRVDSGIDSILSKPIVPSELYRDVRDSQLIGMSGYTREGLPVFAIGVGLSTFDKASVHYYVQSHIQINEYRDRVLLPSMSKKNGRPITTCVKVLDMTGLKLSALSQIKLVTIISTIDDLNYPEKTNTYYVVNAPYIFSACWKVVKPLLHERTTKKVHVLSGSGKDELLKIMDYTSLPHFCRRGSSGSSHHTQSVDCFSVDHPFHQQLYSYVKHHYETQGQGEPAKQGSFHVGFPEPGADGVQIVKTIESEMHNLENRNGLGKPVDDRTVSP, encoded by the exons ATGGGGATCGTGTCGGAAGAAGAAGCCATTGATGAACTCCAGAAGCTCATAAATCAAG TTGAGGGGCCACTGAAGAAAACATTTGAG AGAGTCCATCAGGGATACCTGAGGGAGAACTTGAGTCGTTTCCTGAAAGCACGTGACTGGAACGTGAGCAAAGCTCATACAATG CTGCTTGACTGTTTGCGTTGGAGGGTGGATAGTGGAATCGACAGTATCTTATCA AAACCCATTGTTCCTAGTGAGTTGTATAGGGACGTAAGGGATTCTCAACTCATAGGAATGTCTGGTTACACCAGAGAG GGCTTGCCTGTGTTTGCTATTGGCGTTGGCCTCAGCACATTCGACAAAGCTTCA GTTCACTACTATGTCCAATCACACATCCAAATCAACGAATACAGAGACCGTGTACTACTG CCTTCTATGTCCAAGAAGAATGGGCGGCCAATCACCACCTGCGTCAAGGTTCTTGACATGACAGGGTTGAAACTTTCAGCGTTGAGCCAGATTAAG TTAGTGACAATCATATCAACCATAGATGATCTAAACTATCCAGAGAAGACAAACACTTATTATGTTGTCAACGCTCCATATATATTCTCCGCCTGttggaag GTTGTAAAGCCTCTTTTACACGAGAGGACGACTAAAAAAGTTCATGTGTTATCCGGTTCCGGAAAGGATGAGTTGTTGAAG attatggactacaCATCCCTCCCACATTTCTGTAGAAGAGGAAGCTCTGGCTCATCTCACCATACTCAGAGTGTTGACTGTTTTTCTGTTGATCATCCCTTTCATCAGCAGCTGTACAGCTATGTGAAGCACCATTACGAAACGCAGGGACAAGGTGAACCTGCAAAGCAAGGGTCGTTCCACGTGGGTTTTCCTGAGCCTGGAGCTGATGGTGTTCAGATAGTTAAAACCATTGAATCTGAAATGCACAACCTTGAGAACCGCAATGGATTGGGGAAGCCCGTTGACGACAGAACAGTCAGTCCATGA
- the LOC103827622 gene encoding protein C2-DOMAIN ABA-RELATED 11, whose product MGEPLGLLQVTVIRGKKLVIRDFKSSDPYVIVKLGTESAKTKVINNCLNPVWDEELSFTLKDPAAVLSLEVFDKDRFKADDKMGHATLSLQPLISVARLRHIVRVSSGETTLRKVLPDSDNCVSRESTISCIDGEVVQSVWLKLCAVESGEIELKIKLIDRPGTK is encoded by the exons ATGGGCGAGCCGCTAGGACTGCTCCAGGTGACTGTTATTCGAGGAAAGAAACTGGTTATCAGAGACTTCAAGTCAAGTGATCCTTACGTGATTGTCAAACTGGGAACTGAG TCAGCCAAGACCAAAGTGATCAACAACTGCTTGAATCCTGTGTGGGATGAGGAACTGAGCTTTACACTCAAAGACCCTGCAGCAGTTCTCTCATTG GAAGTGTTTGATAAAGATAGGTTCAAGGCAGATGACAAGATGGGTCATGCCACTCTCAGCCTTCAACCGCTCATCTCAGTAGCCAGGCTAAGGCATATAGTGCGTGTCTCCTCTGGCGAGACAACTCTTAGGAAAGTGTTACCTGATTCTGACAACTGTGTATCTCGGGAGAGCACAATCAGCTGCATAGACGGAGAGGTGGTGCAGAGCGTGTGGCTGAAGCTGTGCGCTGTTGAATCGGGTGAGATTGAGTTGAAGATCAAGTTGATCGATCGTCCTGGAACAAAGTAG
- the LOC103827624 gene encoding putative recombination initiation defects 3 isoform X2, translating to MKMNINKACDLKSISVFPPNLRGSSIGPLEPQASRSQQSQQLRSQQSQQSFSQGPSSYSQRGCFSQRTQGSVDELVISDQRFSSQERDHSLKKVNCLPPISHRRDDSQLVAYRSSSGLQRRWSSDSVGESKSQLSEEFEQRFRVMETSLSKFGMMLDSIQSDIMQANRGTKEVLLITERIQQKLILQDTSLQQLIKEQANFKASLDGGVKSILEELSKDFSEEKLQSITLMLKAIPEQVESALQKMQREIYHTFTRESQALSSLEMAEVIFQAPAAPQVKAKENLPEHRGPSAKVLPIMKKPEPIDRLPRAPQLKQSKENFPEQRGAEAKRNAISNATPKRKKPSSRTVKTSLSPKIQVGGWKTVKPEQNTFKKSAARKQVKPEDTRTQFQQGCIVIDSDEDIDGGFSCMLNGNAKGAKFDWDAEKEAKRLLKMARRTKRKFGNPIIIN from the exons ATGAAAATGAATATCAACAAAGCCTGCGATCTGAAATCAATATCCGTGTTTCCTCCTAATCTAAG GGGATCGAGTATTGGACCGTTGGAACCACAGGCATCGCGATCACAGCAGTCGCAGCAGCTTCGATCTCAGCAGTCACAGCAGTCGTTCTCGCAGGGACCTTCGTCTTACTCTCAGCGTGGTTGTTTTTCTCAGAGGACTCAGGGCTCGGTTGATGAACTCGTGATAAGCGATCAG AGATTTAGTTCCCAAGAACGAGATCACTCTTTGAAGAAGGTTAATTGCTTGCCCCCAATTAGTCATAGAAGAGATGATAGTCAGCTTGTTGCGTATAGATCTTCTAGCGGTCTTCAGAGAAGATGGAGTTCTGACTCAGTCGGAGAGTCTAAAT CTCAACTCAGTGAAGAATTTGAGCAACGGTTTAGGGTGATGGAAACTTCACTGAGCAAGTTTGGGATGATGTTGGATTCAATTCAGAGTGACATCATGCAAGCCAACAGAGGAACTAAAGAAGTATTACTTATAA CTGAACGCATACAGCAAAAGTTGATTCTCCAAGACACTTCACTTCAGCAGCTG ATAAAGGAACAAGCAAATTTTAAAGCTAGTCTTGATGGAGGTGTTAAATCGATATTGGAGGAACTAAGCAAAGATTTCAGTGAAGAGAAGCTACAAAGTATAACCCTGATGCTAAAGGCTATCCCAGAACAAGTAGAATCCGCTCTGCAGAAAATGCAAAGGGAAATCTACCACACGTTCACCAGAGAGTCTCAG GCTTTGTCTAGCTTGGAGATGGCTGAGGTAATATTTCAGGCTCCAGCAGCACCACAAGTGAAG GCTAAGGAAAACCTGCCTGAACATCGGGGTCCATCAGCGAAG GTTTTGCCTATCATGAAGAAGCCTGAGCCAATAGATCGTCTTCCAAGAGCACCACAACTGAAG CAGTCAAAGGAAAACTTTCCTGAGCAGCGTGGAGCAGAAGCCAAG AGAAATGCTATTTCTAATGCTACACCGAAAAGGAAAAAACCATCATCTAGAACCGTAAAGACATCTTTATCCCCAAAGATACAAGTTGGAGGCTGGAAGACAGTGAAACCAGAACAAAACACATTCAAGAAGAGCGCAGCAAGAAAGCAAGTAAAACCAGAAGACACTCGTACACAG TTTCAACAAGGTTGTATTGTGATAGACTCAGATGAAGATATAGACGGAGGCTTTTCATGTATGCTCAACGGGAACGCCAAAG GAGCTAAGTTCGATTGGGACGCAGAGAAAGAAGCAAAAAGGCTTCTGAAAATGGCGAGGAGAACAAAGAGGAAGTTCGGTAACCCCATCATAATTAACTGA
- the LOC103827624 gene encoding putative recombination initiation defects 3 isoform X1, whose product MKMNINKACDLKSISVFPPNLSRGSSIGPLEPQASRSQQSQQLRSQQSQQSFSQGPSSYSQRGCFSQRTQGSVDELVISDQRFSSQERDHSLKKVNCLPPISHRRDDSQLVAYRSSSGLQRRWSSDSVGESKSQLSEEFEQRFRVMETSLSKFGMMLDSIQSDIMQANRGTKEVLLITERIQQKLILQDTSLQQLIKEQANFKASLDGGVKSILEELSKDFSEEKLQSITLMLKAIPEQVESALQKMQREIYHTFTRESQALSSLEMAEVIFQAPAAPQVKAKENLPEHRGPSAKVLPIMKKPEPIDRLPRAPQLKQSKENFPEQRGAEAKRNAISNATPKRKKPSSRTVKTSLSPKIQVGGWKTVKPEQNTFKKSAARKQVKPEDTRTQFQQGCIVIDSDEDIDGGFSCMLNGNAKGAKFDWDAEKEAKRLLKMARRTKRKFGNPIIIN is encoded by the exons ATGAAAATGAATATCAACAAAGCCTGCGATCTGAAATCAATATCCGTGTTTCCTCCTAATCTAAG CAGGGGATCGAGTATTGGACCGTTGGAACCACAGGCATCGCGATCACAGCAGTCGCAGCAGCTTCGATCTCAGCAGTCACAGCAGTCGTTCTCGCAGGGACCTTCGTCTTACTCTCAGCGTGGTTGTTTTTCTCAGAGGACTCAGGGCTCGGTTGATGAACTCGTGATAAGCGATCAG AGATTTAGTTCCCAAGAACGAGATCACTCTTTGAAGAAGGTTAATTGCTTGCCCCCAATTAGTCATAGAAGAGATGATAGTCAGCTTGTTGCGTATAGATCTTCTAGCGGTCTTCAGAGAAGATGGAGTTCTGACTCAGTCGGAGAGTCTAAAT CTCAACTCAGTGAAGAATTTGAGCAACGGTTTAGGGTGATGGAAACTTCACTGAGCAAGTTTGGGATGATGTTGGATTCAATTCAGAGTGACATCATGCAAGCCAACAGAGGAACTAAAGAAGTATTACTTATAA CTGAACGCATACAGCAAAAGTTGATTCTCCAAGACACTTCACTTCAGCAGCTG ATAAAGGAACAAGCAAATTTTAAAGCTAGTCTTGATGGAGGTGTTAAATCGATATTGGAGGAACTAAGCAAAGATTTCAGTGAAGAGAAGCTACAAAGTATAACCCTGATGCTAAAGGCTATCCCAGAACAAGTAGAATCCGCTCTGCAGAAAATGCAAAGGGAAATCTACCACACGTTCACCAGAGAGTCTCAG GCTTTGTCTAGCTTGGAGATGGCTGAGGTAATATTTCAGGCTCCAGCAGCACCACAAGTGAAG GCTAAGGAAAACCTGCCTGAACATCGGGGTCCATCAGCGAAG GTTTTGCCTATCATGAAGAAGCCTGAGCCAATAGATCGTCTTCCAAGAGCACCACAACTGAAG CAGTCAAAGGAAAACTTTCCTGAGCAGCGTGGAGCAGAAGCCAAG AGAAATGCTATTTCTAATGCTACACCGAAAAGGAAAAAACCATCATCTAGAACCGTAAAGACATCTTTATCCCCAAAGATACAAGTTGGAGGCTGGAAGACAGTGAAACCAGAACAAAACACATTCAAGAAGAGCGCAGCAAGAAAGCAAGTAAAACCAGAAGACACTCGTACACAG TTTCAACAAGGTTGTATTGTGATAGACTCAGATGAAGATATAGACGGAGGCTTTTCATGTATGCTCAACGGGAACGCCAAAG GAGCTAAGTTCGATTGGGACGCAGAGAAAGAAGCAAAAAGGCTTCTGAAAATGGCGAGGAGAACAAAGAGGAAGTTCGGTAACCCCATCATAATTAACTGA
- the LOC103827624 gene encoding putative recombination initiation defects 3 isoform X3, translating into MKMNINKACDLKSISVFPPNLSRGSSIGPLEPQASRSQQSQQLRSQQSQQSFSQGPSSYSQRGCFSQRTQGSVDELVISDQRFSSQERDHSLKKVNCLPPISHRRDDSQLVAYRSSSGLQRRWSSDSVGESKSQLSEEFEQRFRVMETSLSKFGMMLDSIQSDIMQANRGTKEVLLITERIQQKLILQDTSLQQLIKEQANFKASLDGGVKSILEELSKDFSEEKLQSITLMLKAIPEQVESALQKMQREIYHTFTRESQALSSLEMAEVIFQAPAAPQVKAKENLPEHRGPSAKVLPIMKKPEPIDRLPRAPQLKSKENFPEQRGAEAKRNAISNATPKRKKPSSRTVKTSLSPKIQVGGWKTVKPEQNTFKKSAARKQVKPEDTRTQFQQGCIVIDSDEDIDGGFSCMLNGNAKGAKFDWDAEKEAKRLLKMARRTKRKFGNPIIIN; encoded by the exons ATGAAAATGAATATCAACAAAGCCTGCGATCTGAAATCAATATCCGTGTTTCCTCCTAATCTAAG CAGGGGATCGAGTATTGGACCGTTGGAACCACAGGCATCGCGATCACAGCAGTCGCAGCAGCTTCGATCTCAGCAGTCACAGCAGTCGTTCTCGCAGGGACCTTCGTCTTACTCTCAGCGTGGTTGTTTTTCTCAGAGGACTCAGGGCTCGGTTGATGAACTCGTGATAAGCGATCAG AGATTTAGTTCCCAAGAACGAGATCACTCTTTGAAGAAGGTTAATTGCTTGCCCCCAATTAGTCATAGAAGAGATGATAGTCAGCTTGTTGCGTATAGATCTTCTAGCGGTCTTCAGAGAAGATGGAGTTCTGACTCAGTCGGAGAGTCTAAAT CTCAACTCAGTGAAGAATTTGAGCAACGGTTTAGGGTGATGGAAACTTCACTGAGCAAGTTTGGGATGATGTTGGATTCAATTCAGAGTGACATCATGCAAGCCAACAGAGGAACTAAAGAAGTATTACTTATAA CTGAACGCATACAGCAAAAGTTGATTCTCCAAGACACTTCACTTCAGCAGCTG ATAAAGGAACAAGCAAATTTTAAAGCTAGTCTTGATGGAGGTGTTAAATCGATATTGGAGGAACTAAGCAAAGATTTCAGTGAAGAGAAGCTACAAAGTATAACCCTGATGCTAAAGGCTATCCCAGAACAAGTAGAATCCGCTCTGCAGAAAATGCAAAGGGAAATCTACCACACGTTCACCAGAGAGTCTCAG GCTTTGTCTAGCTTGGAGATGGCTGAGGTAATATTTCAGGCTCCAGCAGCACCACAAGTGAAG GCTAAGGAAAACCTGCCTGAACATCGGGGTCCATCAGCGAAG GTTTTGCCTATCATGAAGAAGCCTGAGCCAATAGATCGTCTTCCAAGAGCACCACAACTGAAG TCAAAGGAAAACTTTCCTGAGCAGCGTGGAGCAGAAGCCAAG AGAAATGCTATTTCTAATGCTACACCGAAAAGGAAAAAACCATCATCTAGAACCGTAAAGACATCTTTATCCCCAAAGATACAAGTTGGAGGCTGGAAGACAGTGAAACCAGAACAAAACACATTCAAGAAGAGCGCAGCAAGAAAGCAAGTAAAACCAGAAGACACTCGTACACAG TTTCAACAAGGTTGTATTGTGATAGACTCAGATGAAGATATAGACGGAGGCTTTTCATGTATGCTCAACGGGAACGCCAAAG GAGCTAAGTTCGATTGGGACGCAGAGAAAGAAGCAAAAAGGCTTCTGAAAATGGCGAGGAGAACAAAGAGGAAGTTCGGTAACCCCATCATAATTAACTGA
- the LOC103827626 gene encoding sister chromatid cohesion protein PDS5 homolog B, with the protein MAQKPEELLKELGSKLDPPPSSKDSLLKLFKEAAVHLSELEQSPPAAVLKSIQPFLDAVIKPEILKHQDKDVKLLVASCVSEITRITAPEAPYSDDIMRDIFQLIVSAFSGLDDVGGPSFGRRVVILETVAKYRSCVVMLDLECDDLVKEVFTTFLDVARDDHPEVVLSSMQSIMIVLLEESEDIQEQLLLILLSKFGRNRSDVGDAARRLAMKVIEQCAPKVESDIKQFLISSVSGDSRFSSSQIDYHEVIYDLYRCAPQTLSGIAPYLTGELLADNLETRLKAVGLVGELFSLPGRVISEEFSSIFLEFLKRLTDRVVEVRMVILDHIKNCLLSDPSRAEASQIISALRDRLLDYDENIRKEVVSVICDVAVSELASIPIDTIKLVAERLRDKAMLVKTYTVERLTELFRVYCLRCTEGKAGTGDFDWIPGKILRCLYDKDFKSDTIEYILCRSLFPSDFSVRDKVKHWIEIFSGFENAETKAFEKILEQRQRVQQEMQKYLSFKQQSADSPEMQKKILFGFRVMSRAFSDPAKTEQNFLILDQLKDANIWKILNNLLDPNTSIMQASKIRDDMLKILSEKHSLYEFLGTLSIKCSYLLFSKEYVKEILAEVSARKASKTSSGIQSCMDFLGLLASFCPSLFDGAEEELIGFLKDDDEIIKEGALKILAKAGGTIRENLIVSASSVDLLLERMCVEDNRKQAKYAVHALASITKDDGLKSLSVLYKSLVDMLDDKRHQPAVLQSLGCIAQIAMPVFETRETEVVEFIRDKILKSESIAADEDNWDDKSEMCQLKIYGIKTLVKSYLPFNDAHLRTGVDDLLELLKNILSFGEVSEDIESSSVDKAHLKLAAAKAVLRLSRHWDDKIPVDIFHLTLKTPEISFPMAKKIFLGKVHQYVKDRVLETKYASSFLFDITGSNVLVSEEEKQNLADIIQHSYQTKVRKVSAQTDANSVSPHPQHILPYLVHALAHLSCPDVEKCKDVEEYEMIYRQLHLIISMLLHKEEDGKAEDGDKEHECVPTIISIFRSIKQSEDVTDATKSKSSHAICELGLSIIKHLTQKELDLQGEFMPVSLPPTLYKPSENNEGDKSQVGEEQLWLADETVLAHFSSLMLESHADLSEIPPTTEIEVMDNEDSDGNELPLGKIVERLRAQSRKGKKNKSIPAEDDENGKKEDVDVLKMVREINLDHLKLDKFESSNGHTHSPVEKADTSHSDQKANKRSAGNATSVVSVPKRRRSSSGHSPFKFSSSDPLKASKKELLEERDMDANISSDSDKGKSRSSRKRKKSFSAKLKNSESDPENQSEDGNCSEKSKSAENGDKLKSASGSIKRKRKSIAGPTKCSTAEKKMVTDELIGCRIDVWWPMDKRFYEGTVKSYDSTKKKHVILYEDGDVEVLRLDKEHWELIETKPAKKSSASKRSSNKKGSSESKRKSRSGLQRKEDPIPTTPKGKRTPKKNIKRKDPEGTANSLSLEDEKPKLRTKKNRASGVVEVAEKASEEKMESSTEQMGEDPKYGGEADEEKSESEGKSRKEGEDDEEAEFKEANAESSGDSEEKETTVENSDSEGKQEEIEAEEDAVDAEASDNETLGAWKSKVAKSSSRKSA; encoded by the exons ATGGCTCAAAAGCCCGAGGAGCTGTTGAAGGAGCTCGGATCGAAGCTCGACCCACCTCCTTCGTCTAAAGATTCATTGCTCAAACTCTTTAAG GAAGCTGCTGTTCATCTATCTGAGTTGGAGCAGTCTCCACCAGCAGCAGTACTGAAGTCCATCCAGCCTTTTCTTGATGCAGTTATTAAACCTGAAATCCTCAAGCATCAAGACAAGGATGTCAAGCTTCTTGTTGCAAGCTGCGTTTCTGAGATAACTCGTATCACAGCACCTGAAGCGCCTTACAGTGATGATATTATGAGG GATATTTTTCAACTGATTGTGAGTGCCTTTTCTGGGTTGGATGATGTCGGTGGACCATCATTTGGAAGGAGGGTTGTCATCTTAGAAACGGTTGCAAAGTACAGGTCATGTGTAGTCATGTTGGATCTGGAGTGCGATGATCTGGTGAAAGAAGTCTTTACTACATTTCTTGATGTTGCTAG AGATGACCACCCGGAGGTTGTTCTCTCATCAATGCAAAGTATAATGATTGTTCTCTTAGAAGAGAGTGAAGATATACAGGAGCAGCTGTTACTAATCCTACTCTCTAAATTTGGCAGAAATAGAAGT GACGTTGGAGATGCTGCGAGGAGACTTGCTATGAAAGTCATAGAGCAGTGTGCGCCAAAAGTTGAATCTGACATAAAGCAGTTCCTTATCTCTTCAGTTTCTGGAGACAGCCGATTTTCCAGCAGTCAGATTGACTACCATGAAGTTATCTATGATTTGTACCGCTGTGCTCCGCAGACCCTATCTGGAATTGCACCATATCTCACTGGAGAGCTTTTG GCTGACAACCTGGAAACTCGCTTGAAAGCAGTTGGATTGGTTGGAGAGTTGTTTTCCTTGCCTGGACGTGTCATCTCCGAAGAGTTCAGTTCAATCTTTTTGGAGTTTCTGAAGAGGCTGACTGATAGAGTAGTTGAAGTTAGAATGGTCATCCTTGACCATATTAAGAATTGCTTGCTCTCTGATCCTTCAAGAGCTGAGGCTTCTCAAATTATAT CTGCTCTTCGTGACCGGCTCCTGGATTATGATGAGAATATCCGCAAAGAAGTTGTTTCTGTTATCTGTGATGTGGCTGTGAGTGAACTGGCGTCGATTCCAATTGACACTATAAAGCTAGTCGCTGAACGTCTTCGAGACAAAGCT ATGCTTGTAAAAACATACACAGTGGAAAGGTTGACTGAACTGTTCCGGGTATATTGCCTACGGTGTACTGAAGGGAAGGCAGGCACTGGCGACTTTGACTGGATTCCTGGCAAAATTTTGAGATGTCTTTATGACAAAGATTTCAA ATCAGATACgattgaatatattttatgcAGATCACTGTTTCCAAGTGATTTCTCTGTTAGAGATAAGGTTAAGCATTGGATAGAAATCTTCTCCGGGTTTGAAAATGCGGAGACAAAAGCTTTTGAGAAAATACTGGAGCAAAGACAAAG GGTACAACAAGAAATGCAAAAATATTTGTCATTCAAGCAACAG AGTGCTGACTCTCCTGAGATGCAGAAAAAGATCCTATTTGGATTCAGAGTTATGTCACGTGCATTTTCTGATCCCGCAAAGACCGAGCAGAACTTTTTGATTCTTGATCAACTGAAAGATGCTAATATCTGGAAGATTTTGAATAATCTGCTTGATCCCAACACTAGCATAATGCAAGCGTCCAAGATTCGG GATGATATGCTTAAAATACTTTCTGAAAAGCATTCTCTCTATGAATTTCTCGGCACTCTCTCCATAAAATGTTCTTATCTGCTATTCAGCAAAGAATACGTGAAAGAAATATTAGCGGAAGTCTCTGCGAGAAAAGCTTCTAAAACTAGTTCAGGAATTCAATCTTGCATGGACTTCTTAGGG CTTCTCGCAAGTTTCTGCCCATCACTGTTTGACGGGGCTGAAGAAGAACTGATAGGTTTCCTTAAAGATGATGATGAGATTATAAAGGAAGGTGCTCTAAAAATTCTGGCAAAGGCAGGTGGTACTATTCGGGAGAATCTCATTGTTTCAGCGAG TTCTGTGGACCTGTTACTCGAGAGGATGTGTGTAGAAGATAATCGGAAGCAGGCTAAGTATGCTGTGCATGCACTAGCATCAATTACAAAGGATGATGGCTTGAAGTCGCTGTCTGTTCTATACAAG AGTCTCGTGGACATGCTGGATGACAAGAGACATCAGCCAGCCGTTCTTCAGAGTCTTGGATGCATAGCTCAGATTGCGATGCCGGTCTTTGAGACTAGAGAAACCGAAGTCGTTGAGTTTATTAGAGACAAGATCCTCAAAAGCGAAAGT ATAGCTGCAGACGAAGATAACTGGGATGACAAAAGTGAGATGTGTCAACTTAAG ATTTATGGGATCAAGACGTTGGTTAAGAGTTACTTGCCTTTCAACGATGCTCACCTACGTACTGGTGTTGATGACCTTCTTGAATTACTAAAAAACATTCTTTCCTTTGGGGAAGTATCTGAAGATATAGAATCAAG TTCTGTTGACAAGGCCCATTTGAAACTTGCTGCTGCAAAGGCAGTCCTTCGCCTTTCTAGGCACTGGGACGATAAAATTCCGGTTGATATCTTCCACTTAACACTAAAGACCCCTGAG ATATCATTTCCTATGGCTAAGAAAATATTTCTAGGGAAAGTTCACCAGTATGTAAAGGATCGGGTTTTGGAGACAAAGTATGCCTCTTCATTCTTATTTGATATCACTGGATCAAATGTTCTTGTATCAGAGGAG GAAAAACAGAATCTAGCTGATATAATTCAACATTCTTACCAAACAAAAGTGAGGAAAGTCTCTGCGCAGACTGATGCAAATTCAGTTTCTCCCCACCCTCAACATATCCTTCCTTATCTGGTTCACGCACTTGCACATCTTTCTTGTCCTGACGTCGAGAAATGCAAGGATGTGGAGGAATATGAAATGATATATcg ACAATTACACTTGATCATTTCAATGTTACTCCATAAAGAGGAAGATGGGAAGGCTGAAGATGGTGACAAGGAACATGAGTGCGTTCCCACCATTATCTCTATCTTCCGCAGTATAAAACAGTCAGAAGATGTCACTGATGCAACAAAGTCAAAG AGCTCACATGCGATCTGCGAGCTTGGGCTTTCAATTATTAAGCACTTAACTCAGAAAGAGCTCGACCTACAAGGGGAATTCATGCCAGTATCACTGCCTCCAACGCTGTACAAACCTTCTGAAAATAATGAAGGTGACAAGTCTCAG GTTGGTGAAGAGCAATTGTGGCTAGCTGATGAAACCGTCTTGGCACACTTCAGTTCTCTTATGTTGGAGAGTCATGCTGATTTATCT GAGATACCCCCAACGACAGAGATTGAGGTTATGGATAATGAAGATAGTGATGGGAATGAACTTCCTCTGGGTAAAATTGTAGAGCGTTTGAGAGCTCAGAGCAGAAAGGGGAAAAAGAACAAATCTATTCCAGCTGAGGATGATGAGAATGGTAAAAAGGAGGATGTGGATGTTTTGAAAATGGTGAGGGAGATAAATCTGGATCACTTAAAGCTGGATAAATTTGAATCCAGTAATGGACATACACATTCCCCTGTCGAGAAAGCGGACACATCTCATAGTGATCAGAAGGCTAACAAAAGGAGTGCTGGTAATGCAACGTCAGTAGTTTCAGTCCCTAAACGCCGAAGATCATCTTCGGGACATAGTCCTTTCAAGTTCTCAAGTAGTGATCCACTGAAAGCTTCTAAAAAAGAGTTGCTTGAAGAGAGAGACATGGACGCAAATATCTCCTCGGACTCGGACAAGGGAAAAAGCAGATCTTCccgaaaaagaaagaaaagcttCTCAGCAAAATTAAAGAACTCAGAATCTGACCCGGAAAATCAAAGCGAAGATGGCAACTGCAGTGAGAAG AGTAAGTCAGCAGAAAATGGTGACAAATTGAAGTCTGCTTCTGGATCAATAAAGCGGAAAAGAAAGAGCATCGCAGGACCGACTAAG TGCTCCACAGCAGAAAAGAAAATGGTTACTGATGAACTCATCGGTTGCAGAATAGATGTTTGGTGGCCTATGGATAAACG GTTTTATGAAGGCACAGTGAAATCATATGATTCCACGAAAAAGAAACATGTG ATACTTTATGAGGATGGAGATGTCGAAGTACTTCGCCTAGATAAAGAACATTGGGAGCTCATAGAGACGAAGCCCGCTAAG AAGTCCAGTGCATCAAAGCGAAGTTCTAATAAAAAAGG ATCTTCGGAGAGTAAGCGTAAGAGTAGATCTGGCTTACAAAGGAAGGAAGACCCAATTCCTACTAC GCCAAAAGGGAAAAGAACtccaaagaaaaacataaaacgtAAGGACCCGGAAGGCACAGCAAATAGTCTCTCATTAGAAGATGAGAAACCAAAGCTGAGAACCAAGAAAAACCGAGCTTCTGGAG TCGTGGAAGTTGCTGAAAAAGCAAGTGAAGAGAAAATGGAATCATCCACAGAGCAGATGGGAGAGGACCCCAAGTATGGTGGGGAGGCCGACGAAGAGAAATCAGAATCCGAAGGAAAGTCACGGAAAGAAGGCGAGGATGATGAGGAAGCTGAGTTCAAGGAGGCAAACGCAGAGTCGAGTGGGGACTCTGAGGAGAAAGAAACTACTGTTGAGAACTCAGATTCTGAGGGGAAACAAGAGGAGATAGAAGCTGAGGAAGATGCCGTTGATGCTGAGGCTTCTGACAATGAGACTCTG GGAGCGTGGAAAAGTAAAGTGGCCAAGTCAAGCTCGAGAAAATCAGCATAG